From the genome of Ictalurus punctatus breed USDA103 chromosome 5, Coco_2.0, whole genome shotgun sequence:
TCTCACATACGTCCAGAGGACATGAGCTGAAGGTGATGGTCTGGAGGCCGAGTTCCTCTCGTAGACACGGATCTACAGTGAGGTGGAACAGGTACTCTTCTATGGTGCCCAGGTGGTAGAATTTTGACTCGTTGAGGATTACAACATTCAGCTTTGTTCCTCTTAGATGCTCAAAGATCTTCTTTCTGGCCTCCACCAGATCTTTCTCCTTCTTCATCACATTCTCAGTGTTGTTGATGTACTCAGCCGTAGCGCTTGTTCCTAAACTCTGCAGAAAGTCTCCGTAGGCGTCAATCTCACACCTCAGAGGTCCGATTTCTCTGAACAGGACCAGCAGCGTCTCCACCGTGCCATAACTGATGTAATACGTGCTGTCCGTGTAGACCACTTCATCATCCTGCTTCCTGATTACTGCGCCACTCCTGTGCATTACTTCCACACTAGGCTTGTGCAGGAACTGGACACAGGTTCTATATTCCACATCATGGACAGGCGGCTCATCTCCGCGTTCGAGAACAAACACGCCGTGTGACTGGCCGATGGACAGGGGGGAGGGGTGTGCGAGAGCGGTGAAGCCAGGTTTATTAAACTCCACCCTGGGGATGGCACTGTAGAGCTCGATGTCATCAGCACATGTGACCAACACGCCAGGATTCATGTGAGCAGGAAAATCCACATACATGAGCAGCTTCAGATCCAACATCTGATACACACGATCTCCCAGTGGAAGAGCCATGAAGATCTTCCCCAGAGCGCTGGCGTGGGGTAAACGCTGACTCCACCctcctgtgcacacacacacacacacacagactatacatatatatgtatatatatatatatatatatatatatatatatatatatatatatatatatatgatctgtgtaatgttttctttgattgtgattttcatttgaaataatcAGACTAATGATGTGATCTAGAaccatggttctcaaagtgtgGTCTGTGACTGCAAAACTGAGCGATtacttgaaatgaaaacagttcaTCTAAAAattaatatctaaaaaaaaaagtaatactactactactactactaataataataaatgttaatctaactgtaattataataaaagcAGGAAGTGGTGATTTAATGgctcaaataaataattatgacgtatttgtgctatttttaatttgtattaaatctGTGCTCTGATCATAAAGGGCATATTTGGGAATTCTTTCACTGTGGAAGGAGATCATGGCTGCGAAAGTTTGAGAAGCCCTGATCTAGAACAGTTTAGAAAATGTAATTACCTAAAAAGCCACAGGATGGCGCTGTGGATACTTTACAGATAAACACCTCAGATGTGTTATAACCACAGCTTTAACACTACTTTGACATGATatgattaaatataaacagtaaatCCCAAATCCACCACTCCACCATCAgactttaggccacgccccctaccAGAGGCTATAAACTGCTACTTTAATTCTTTAGCTCTGATCAGAAGCTCTAACACACTTATTAATCCTCAATTAATCCTTAATAAGCCGTTAATAAACTGATAAACTTATATATAAAGATCAATCTGAGGAACATTAGCACCATAACATAACATAAGCACCAGTCTGTATTGTTCAATTTATCAGGGAATTTCAGGTGATGAGTTTAAAGTGTAAAAGTTCACCAGCGTGGATGAGGAGCACTCTGAATCTGGATAAAGACTCTCCATACTCATCACTCAGGAGCTGCAGAACGTGTAGTGTTGAGCCTCCatt
Proteins encoded in this window:
- the fpgt gene encoding fucose-1-phosphate guanylyltransferase isoform X1, translated to MAEQTKKIKCIKNIHLAKSTKDKLDKFNRIRGADVKSCGFWDLVVITAVDEDQRCWYEVQLQEKIRRRELPLSVYHVFADPPGYKIGNGGSTLHVLQLLSDEYGESLSRFRVLLIHAGGWSQRLPHASALGKIFMALPLGDRVYQMLDLKLLMYVDFPAHMNPGVLVTCADDIELYSAIPRVEFNKPGFTALAHPSPLSIGQSHGVFVLERGDEPPVHDVEYRTCVQFLHKPSVEVMHRSGAVIRKQDDEVVYTDSTYYISYGTVETLLVLFREIGPLRCEIDAYGDFLQSLGTSATAEYINNTENVMKKEKDLVEARKKIFEHLRGTKLNVVILNESKFYHLGTIEEYLFHLTVDPCLREELGLQTITFSSCPLDVCENKNVCVIQSIVHPSARVCESSVVEFSRLEDGVELGRSSIISSCWVEKGLFVPSNTFMHSFAVCSDGRTKFITVAFGIQDDLKKTVSSREDVSRLEVFGVSVGECVSRWGLSIGDIRVSGDGCVCNLWTCCMFPVCEDMKTSFSVALQMVQAAHGDGVVSLHKYTLLSLQDILHHKDLETMLRFRNDLYEVILQGK
- the fpgt gene encoding fucose-1-phosphate guanylyltransferase isoform X2 → MAEQTKKIKCIKNIHLAKSTKDKLDKFNRIRAVDEDQRCWYEVQLQEKIRRRELPLSVYHVFADPPGYKIGNGGSTLHVLQLLSDEYGESLSRFRVLLIHAGGWSQRLPHASALGKIFMALPLGDRVYQMLDLKLLMYVDFPAHMNPGVLVTCADDIELYSAIPRVEFNKPGFTALAHPSPLSIGQSHGVFVLERGDEPPVHDVEYRTCVQFLHKPSVEVMHRSGAVIRKQDDEVVYTDSTYYISYGTVETLLVLFREIGPLRCEIDAYGDFLQSLGTSATAEYINNTENVMKKEKDLVEARKKIFEHLRGTKLNVVILNESKFYHLGTIEEYLFHLTVDPCLREELGLQTITFSSCPLDVCENKNVCVIQSIVHPSARVCESSVVEFSRLEDGVELGRSSIISSCWVEKGLFVPSNTFMHSFAVCSDGRTKFITVAFGIQDDLKKTVSSREDVSRLEVFGVSVGECVSRWGLSIGDIRVSGDGCVCNLWTCCMFPVCEDMKTSFSVALQMVQAAHGDGVVSLHKYTLLSLQDILHHKDLETMLRFRNDLYEVILQGK